Proteins from a genomic interval of Nasonia vitripennis strain AsymCx chromosome 3, Nvit_psr_1.1, whole genome shotgun sequence:
- the LOC100123309 gene encoding brain tumor protein translates to MASPTPSLESRANSLGSLASLSPLTVSGSSPPASDSAICDVDSCDLCLDAPLAKPGDAPCPRCRLGAGGSSVSSGSTTATNSSSSSSTNNNTTLTATSQQQQQQQQQQQQQANNCSSLLQHQQHQQTTVNGGVRCTGCKSTESDAVARCFDCANFLCPNCVMAHQFMHCFEGHRVLNLGGDSKLGQSNNSVESSNNVLNGTSDAPNKQMSNNVSQATAVNSVVQSLAANALIINGGATGDKALFCLRHKTELLKYYCRSCSVPCCKECTVADHPSPLHDCAHISEVGPQQLEAVSRAVQECRAKASEIRAAVKAADHGAARLQVQYHKAQNEINDTFQFYRSMLEERKQELLKELESIFSAKQISLGVVTQKANEMADKISQTCEFVERLTKYTTVTEVLMVKKLLDSKLQLMLNYSPDIANQAADLEFVSNYQAIQVGVRNTFGYVRTNSENNSTGPSKQPPIARPTALNSANGGTNNGSAGNSSNASSGPGSAGSLGGLLLDRPYSNGLISSGSNCQSTSPSPFESNGSVISKRFSSANSLGPFSSTISDLNLNGMNNPYEKWSNGGSDPYPVSVNAGDHFPMPAAVVAAAQSAPGDAVLDLTSKLMPTAAIFPLKSQIKRQKMIYHCKFGEFGVMEGQFTEPSGVAVNAQNDIIVADTNNHRIQIFDKEGRFKFQFGECGKRDGQLLYPNRVAVVRTSGDIIVTERSPTHQIQIYNQYGQFVRKFGANILQHPRGVTVDSKGRIVVVECKVMRVIIFDQAGNVLQKFGCSKHLEFPNGVVVNDKQEIFISDNRAHCVKVFNYEGSYLRQIGGEGITNYPIGVGINAAGEILIADNHNNFNLTIFTQDGQLVSALESKVKHAQCFDVALMDDGSVVLASKDYRLYIYRYVQVPPIGI, encoded by the coding sequence ATGGCCTCACCGACACCATCGCTGGAATCGCGCGCGAATTCCCTCGGTTCCCTGGCCTCGCTCTCGCCGTTGACAGTGAGCGGCAGCTCGCCGCCGGCGAGCGACTCGGCCATCTGCGACGTCGACAGCTGCGACCTGTGCCTGGACGCACCCCTAGCCAAGCCCGGCGACGCGCCTTGTCCGCGCTGTCGTCTCGGCGCCGGGGGCAGCAGCGTCTCCAGCGGCTCGACCACCGCCACCAACTCGAGCTCCTCATCCTCGACCAACAACAACACCACACTCACCGCCAcaagccagcagcagcagcagcagcagcaacagcaacagcagcaggctAACAACTGCTCCTCGCTCctgcagcaccagcagcaccagcagaCCACCGTCAACGGAGGCGTGCGCTGCACCGGCTGCAAGTCGACCGAGTCCGACGCCGTAGCCCGCTGTTTCGACTGCGCCAACTTCCTCTGCCCCAACTGCGTCATGGCCCACCAGTTCATGCACTGCTTCGAGGGCCACCGAGTGCTCAACCTCGGCGGCGACTCCAAGCTCGGCCAGTCCAACAACTCCGTCGAGTCGAGTAACAACGTCCTCAACGGCACCAGCGACGCGCCCAACAAGCAGATGAGCAACAACGTCAGCCAGGCGACGGCCGTCAACAGCGTCGTCCAGAGCCTGGCCGCTAACGCGCTCATCATCAATGGCGGCGCCACCGGCGATAAGGCGCTCTTCTGCCTGCGCCACAAGACCGAGCTGCTCAAGTACTACTGTCGCAGCTGCAGCGTGCCCTGCTGCAAGGAGTGCACCGTAGCCGACCACCCGAGCCCGCTCCACGACTGCGCCCACATCTCCGAGGTCGGGCCCCAGCAGCTCGAGGCGGTCTCGCGCGCCGTCCAGGAGTGCCGCGCCAAGGCCTCCGAGATCCGAGCAGCGGTCAAGGCCGCCGACCACGGCGCCGCCAGGCTCCAGGTCCAGTACCACAAGGCCCAGAACGAGATCAACGACACCTTCCAGTTCTACCGCTCGATGCTCGAGGAGCGCAAGCAGGAGCTGCTCAAGGAGCTCGAGTCCATATTCTCGGCCAAGCAGATCTCGCTCGGCGTCGTCACGCAGAAGGCCAACGAGATGGCCGATAAGATCTCGCAGACCTGCGAGTTCGTCGAGAGGCTCACCAAGTACACGACCGTCACCGAGGTCCTTATGGTCAAGAAGCTTCTGGACTCAAAGCTCCAGCTGATGCTCAACTACTCGCCCGACATCGCCAACCAGGCGGCAGACCTCGAGTTCGTCAGCAACTACCAAGCGATACAGGTCGGCGTGAGGAACACCTTCGGCTACGTGCGCACAAACAGCGAGAACAATAGCACTGGCCCGAGCAAGCAGCCGCCCATCGCCCGGCCCACCGCTCTCAACAGCGCCAACGGCGGCACCAACAACGGCAGCGccggcaacagcagcaacgcCAGCAGCGGACCCGGCAGTGCCGGCTCCCTCGGCGGACTGCTCCTCGACAGGCCCTACAGCAACGGCCTCATCTCCTCCGGCTCCAACTGTCAGAGTACCTCGCCCTCGCCCTTCGAGAGCAACGGCAGCGTCATCAGCAAGCGCTTCTCCTCGGCCAACAGCCTCGGGCCCTTCTCTAGCACCATCAGCGACCTCAATCTCAACGGCATGAACAATCCTTACGAGAAGTGGAGCAACGGTGGTTCGGACCCCTACCCGGTCAGCGTGAACGCGGGAGACCACTTCCCTATGCCCGCCGCCGTTGTTGCCGCGGCCCAGTCGGCGCCTGGCGATGCCGTGCTCGACCTCACCTCCAAACTCATGCCCACCGCGGCCATATTCCCGCTCAAGTCGCAGATAAAGCGCCAGAAGATGATCTACCATTGCAAGTTCGGCGAGTTCGGCGTAATGGAGGGACAGTTCACGGAGCCCTCGGGCGTCGCTGTTAACGCGCAGAACGACATCATCGTCGCCGACACCAACAACCACCGCATCCAGATCTTCGACAAGGAAGGCCGATTCAAGTTCCAGTTCGGCGAGTGCGGCAAGCGCGACGGCCAGCTGCTCTATCCCAACCGAGTGGCGGTGGTGCGCACCTCGGGCGACATCATCGTGACCGAGCGATCACCTACACACCAGATTCAGATCTACAATCAGTACGGTCAGTTCGTGCGCAAGTTCGGCGCCAACATCCTGCAGCACCCGCGCGGTGTCACCGTCGACAGCAAGGGCCGTATCGTCGTGGTCGAGTGCAAAGTCATGAGGGTCATAATCTTCGACCAAGCCGGCAACGTGCTCCAGAAGTTCGGCTGCTCCAAGCACCTCGAGTTCCCCAACGGAGTGGTGGTCAACGACAAGCAGGAGATCTTCATTAGCGACAATCGCGCCCACTGCGTCAAAGTCTTCAACTACGAGGGCAGTTACCTGCGCCAGATCGGTGGCGAAGGCATCACCAACTACCCCATCGGCGTTGGCATCAACGCCGCCGGCGAGATCCTCATCGCCGACAACCACAACAACTTCAACCTGACGATCTTCACGCAGGACGGTCAGCTCGTCTCGGCCCTCGAGTCCAAGGTCAAGCACGCCCAGTGCTTCGACGTCGCCCTCATGGACGACGGCAGCGTCGTGCTCGCGAGCAAGGATTACCGGCTCTACATCTACCGCTACGTGCAAGTGCCGCCGATCGGCATATAG